From Burkholderia savannae, a single genomic window includes:
- a CDS encoding alpha/beta hydrolase, whose amino-acid sequence MRRFVLPLAALLAAALHLAAHAAPASSIVTRTFRSQALHRDWSYTVYLPAGYNPEGARYPVLYLLHGNAGNANDWITQGRLQLTADALIERRDIPPVVIVMPQGGTDWYVDRKEKMQSAFLDDLMPDVEAHYAVSNQRAGRAIGGVSMGGFGALRFAFLEPERFCGAMLLSPAVYANEPPTGSAARYVGVFGDKQFDPKVWHELNYPALWRSYFAQPLRLRMFIAAGDDDLSIQAESSVLYTSLRRAQNPAALRIVDGAHTWDVWRRLIAPALKYTLECVK is encoded by the coding sequence ATGCGCCGATTCGTCTTGCCTCTCGCCGCGCTGCTCGCCGCCGCGCTCCATCTCGCCGCGCACGCGGCGCCCGCCAGCAGCATCGTCACCCGCACGTTCCGCTCGCAAGCGCTGCACCGTGACTGGTCCTACACCGTCTACCTGCCCGCGGGCTACAACCCGGAAGGCGCGCGCTATCCGGTGCTGTATCTGCTGCACGGCAACGCCGGCAACGCGAACGACTGGATCACGCAGGGCCGCCTGCAACTCACCGCCGACGCGCTGATCGAGCGCCGGGACATTCCGCCCGTCGTGATCGTGATGCCGCAAGGCGGCACCGACTGGTACGTCGACCGCAAGGAAAAGATGCAGAGCGCGTTTCTCGACGATCTGATGCCCGACGTCGAAGCGCATTACGCGGTGTCGAACCAGCGCGCGGGACGCGCGATCGGCGGCGTGTCGATGGGCGGCTTCGGCGCGCTGCGTTTCGCGTTCCTCGAGCCGGAGCGCTTCTGCGGCGCGATGCTGCTGAGCCCGGCCGTCTACGCGAACGAGCCGCCCACGGGCTCGGCCGCGCGTTACGTCGGCGTGTTCGGCGACAAGCAGTTCGACCCGAAGGTCTGGCACGAGCTCAACTACCCGGCGCTGTGGCGCAGCTACTTCGCGCAGCCACTGCGGCTGCGGATGTTCATCGCCGCCGGCGACGACGATCTGTCGATCCAGGCCGAGTCGAGCGTGCTCTACACGAGCCTGCGGCGCGCGCAGAATCCGGCCGCGCTGCGGATCGTCGACGGCGCGCACACGTGGGACGTGTGGCGCCGCCTGATCGCGCCTGCGCTCAAGTACACGCTCGAGTGCGTGAAATGA
- a CDS encoding delta(1)-pyrroline-2-carboxylate reductase family protein has product MTTAVFDAAQTARLTPFAELVDALRTAALDAADGRIASPARLVVPLNEGGAMLSMPASASDLAIHKLVTVCPRNRGGDLPTIQGQVSVFEPTTGEPLFALDGPTVTGRRTAAVTLLAIRTFLRAAPRDVLLIGTGTQAAHHVDALAALFPGLRVRVKARTAAQAAAFCARLRAVLPTLEPFEPSEPLDGDTLPDTLDAVITSTTSATPVYDEAARAGRLVVGVGAFTPDAAEVGARTIAGSALYVDDPAGARHEAGDLIVAGVDWTRVRSLADALRAKEQTYATASATASASKSTPTPTPTPTPSEPLQGTPVFFKSVGCAAWDLAACRVALISRTRACT; this is encoded by the coding sequence ATGACGACAGCGGTTTTCGACGCGGCGCAGACGGCGCGCCTCACGCCGTTCGCCGAGCTGGTCGACGCATTGCGCACCGCGGCGCTCGACGCGGCCGACGGCCGGATCGCGAGCCCCGCGCGGCTCGTCGTGCCGCTCAACGAAGGCGGCGCGATGCTGTCGATGCCCGCGTCGGCGAGCGATCTCGCGATCCACAAGCTCGTGACCGTGTGTCCGCGCAATCGCGGCGGCGATTTGCCGACGATCCAGGGGCAGGTGAGCGTCTTCGAGCCGACGACGGGCGAGCCGCTCTTCGCGCTCGACGGCCCGACCGTCACGGGCCGCCGCACGGCCGCGGTCACGCTGCTCGCGATCCGCACGTTCCTGCGCGCCGCGCCGCGCGACGTGCTGCTCATCGGCACCGGCACGCAGGCCGCGCACCACGTCGACGCGCTCGCCGCGCTGTTTCCCGGCTTGCGCGTGCGCGTGAAGGCGCGAACGGCCGCGCAGGCCGCGGCGTTCTGCGCGCGTCTGCGAGCGGTGTTGCCGACGCTCGAGCCGTTCGAGCCGTCCGAGCCGCTCGACGGCGATACGTTGCCCGACACGCTCGACGCAGTCATCACGTCGACGACGAGCGCCACGCCCGTCTACGACGAGGCGGCGCGAGCGGGGAGGCTCGTCGTCGGCGTCGGCGCGTTCACGCCCGACGCGGCCGAGGTCGGCGCGCGGACGATCGCGGGCAGCGCGCTCTACGTCGACGATCCGGCGGGCGCGCGCCACGAAGCGGGCGACCTGATCGTCGCGGGCGTCGACTGGACGCGTGTGCGCTCGCTTGCCGACGCGCTGCGCGCAAAGGAGCAAACGTACGCGACCGCGTCCGCGACCGCATCAGCTTCGAAATCGACACCGACACCGACACCGACACCGACACCGAGCGAGCCGTTGCAAGGCACCCCGGTCTTCTTCAAGAGCGTCGGCTGCGCGGCCTGGGATCTCGCCGCGTGCCGCGTCGCGCTCATTTCACGCACTCGAGCGTGTACTTGA
- a CDS encoding carboxymuconolactone decarboxylase family protein has protein sequence MSEADRERGKARRTQVMGDAFVERAMSDLDGFSRPLQEWLNEHAWGSTWQRGGIDLKTRSLCTCAMLAALGRGHELKGHIRGALNNGASLVEIREVLLHSALYAGAPAAVEAFRNAREVIDALGLDVPDDGV, from the coding sequence ATGAGCGAAGCAGACCGCGAGCGGGGCAAGGCGCGCCGCACGCAGGTGATGGGCGACGCGTTCGTCGAGCGCGCGATGAGCGATCTGGACGGCTTTTCGCGGCCGTTGCAGGAATGGCTGAACGAGCACGCGTGGGGCAGCACGTGGCAGCGCGGCGGCATCGACCTGAAGACGCGCAGCCTTTGCACGTGCGCGATGCTCGCGGCGCTCGGCCGCGGGCACGAGCTCAAGGGGCATATTCGCGGTGCGTTGAACAATGGCGCGAGCCTCGTCGAGATTCGCGAGGTGCTGCTGCACAGCGCGCTGTACGCGGGCGCGCCGGCGGCCGTCGAGGCGTTTCGCAACGCGCGCGAGGTGATCGACGCGCTCGGGCTCGACGTGCCCGACGATGGCGTGTGA
- a CDS encoding alpha/beta fold hydrolase, whose amino-acid sequence MDDARRVTSFSHDELTFDVVDTGPIDGEIIVLLHGWPQTAKCWARVAAALNADGYRTVAPNQRGYSPGARPRRVGAYRMQHLVGDVVALIERLGGGPVHVVGHDWGAAVAWALAGRHPAAVRTLTTVSVPHSGAFMRSMLSSDQLFRSYYMGLFQLPKLPELFVTRCRGLFGKMLASTGMTRDEVDAVYADIVDTGALTTSLNWYRAMALTPPGYLTRKVPVPVMHIWGARDAALSRRGAELARDFVSGPYRLEVLPHATHWIPEHDADKLAALVRESIAVRPGPAPGPLAAAPAS is encoded by the coding sequence TTGGATGATGCACGCCGCGTGACTTCGTTCAGTCACGACGAATTGACTTTCGACGTCGTCGATACGGGCCCGATCGACGGCGAGATCATCGTGCTGCTGCACGGCTGGCCGCAGACGGCGAAATGCTGGGCGCGCGTCGCCGCCGCGCTCAACGCCGACGGCTACCGCACCGTCGCGCCGAACCAGCGCGGCTATTCGCCGGGCGCCCGCCCGCGCCGGGTCGGCGCATACCGGATGCAGCATCTCGTCGGCGACGTGGTCGCGCTGATCGAGCGGCTCGGCGGCGGCCCGGTTCACGTCGTCGGGCACGACTGGGGCGCGGCCGTCGCGTGGGCGCTGGCGGGCCGGCATCCGGCCGCCGTGCGCACGCTCACGACCGTGTCGGTGCCGCACTCGGGCGCGTTCATGCGCTCGATGCTCAGCAGCGACCAGTTGTTCCGCTCGTACTACATGGGCCTGTTCCAGTTGCCGAAGCTGCCGGAACTGTTCGTCACGCGCTGTCGCGGGCTGTTCGGAAAAATGCTGGCGAGCACCGGGATGACGCGCGACGAAGTGGACGCCGTCTATGCCGACATCGTCGATACGGGCGCGCTGACGACGTCGCTCAACTGGTATCGCGCGATGGCGCTGACGCCGCCCGGCTACCTGACCCGCAAGGTGCCCGTGCCCGTCATGCATATCTGGGGCGCGCGGGATGCGGCGCTGTCGCGGCGCGGCGCCGAGCTCGCGCGCGATTTCGTGAGCGGGCCATATCGGCTCGAGGTGCTGCCGCACGCGACGCACTGGATTCCCGAGCACGACGCGGACAAGCTCGCCGCGCTCGTGCGCGAATCGATCGCGGTGCGGCCGGGCCCGGCGCCCGGCCCGCTCGCGGCCGCGCCGGCGAGCTGA